A genomic stretch from Salarias fasciatus chromosome 10, fSalaFa1.1, whole genome shotgun sequence includes:
- the sra1 gene encoding steroid receptor RNA activator 1, translating to MEELYVKPGNQERGWNDPPQFSYDLQRARGQPRNLLNKRAAPPTTAGAAPPTAPPSSNPLAPPPCGMAPRPNPAPPTGVTTPPHHPVAGQREADSSQSEGQPDVEAVVSVLKGALAACRHAVREQVCNDVDKRLRLLEDSWRAGKLSLPVQRRMDALALELQAGRWDSADELHRSLMVDHVTEVNQWMVGVKRLIAETRNLSPELLEAFRHQPEPQPADAAQDSADAAQDSADAAQDSADVAQDSEDPAQDSADPAQDSADAAQDSVSQS from the exons ATGGAAGAACTGTACGTGAAACCCG GTAACCAGGAACGAGGCTGGAATGACCCCCCTCAGTTCTCTTATGACCTGCAGAGGGCCCGCGGACAACCCAGGAACCTTCTGAACAAGAGAGCAGCTCCGCCTACAACAGCAG GTGCTGCCCCTCCCacagctcctccttcctccaacccactggccccgcccccatgTGGGATGGCCCCACGACCAAACCCAG ctccacccactggTGTGACCACGCCCCCTCATCACCCTGTGGCaggacagagagaagcagacagcagccaatcagagggccAGCCTGACGTGGAGGCAGTGGTGTCTGTTCTGAAGGGAGCGCTGGCCGCCTGCAGGCATGCAGTCAGA GAGCAGGTGTGTAACGACGTGGACAagaggctccgcctcctggaggacagctggagaGCAGGGAAACTCAGCCTGCCTGTGCAGAGACGAATGGACGCCCTCGCTCTCG AGCTGCAGGCGGGTCGTTGGGACTCAGCTGATGAGCTCCATCGCTCTCTGATGGTTGATCATGTGACTGAAGTCAACCAATGGATGGTCGGCGTCAAACGGCTCATCGCTGAGACTCGAAACCTGAGTCCAGAACTACTAGAAGCTTTTCGCCATCAACCAGAACCACAGCCGGCGGATGCGGCCCAGGACTCGGCGGATGCGGCCCAGGACTCGGCGGATGCGGCCCAGGACTCGGCGGATGTGGCCCAGGACTCGGAGGATCCGGCCCAGGACTCGGCGGATCCGGCCCAGGACTCGGCGGATGCGGCCCAGGACTCTGTGTCCCAGTCCTGA